Within the Stenotrophomonas maltophilia genome, the region CAGATGGTGTTCAACCTGCTCATCGCGCTGGTGATGATCTACGTGGTGATGGCGGCGGTGTTCGAATCGCTGCTGTTCCCGGCGGCGATCATGAGCGGCGTGCTGTTCTCGATCTTCGGCGTGTTCTGGCTGTTCTGGATCACCGGCACCTCGTTCGGAATCATGTCCTTCATCGGCATCCTGGTGCTGATGGGCGTGGTGGTGAACAACGGCATCGTGATGATCGAGCACATCAACAACCTCCGGCGCAGCGGCATGGGGCGTACCCAGGCGCTGGTGGAGGGTTCACGCGAGCGCCTGCGCCCGATCATGATGACCATGGGAACGGCGATCCTGGCGATGGTGCCGATTTCGCTGACCAACACGCAGATGTTCGGCGACGGCCCGGAGTACGCGCCGATGGCCCGTGCCATCGCCGGTGGACTGGCGTTCTCGACCGTGGTCAGCCTGCTGTTCCTGCCGACGATCTACGCGGTGCTGGACGACCTGCGCAATGCCGTGACGCGGCTGATCCGCCGCGCGCGCGGCCTGGAAAAGGTGGCGGCAACGGCCGCCTAGCGTCGAGCTTGTCCGACTACGGGGAACGACAACGTGTTGTGGTGTGGGGAGGCCGGTCGTAGTGGGGCGGCCTCCCTTTTTTTTCGCCGGGCATGGCCCGGCGCTACCATCACCGCCACACGGTATCGCCGGGCCATGCCCGGCGGGGCGTTGCAATCAACCTGCGACCTTGCCCCACACCTGGAAGCCGGTCAGCCACAGGCCGAGCATGCTGCCGAGATTGGTCAGCATGAACGTCAGCACCACGCGGGTGACCCGATTGCGGTACCAGCCCTTCAACGACTGTGCATCGTCGCGCAGCTGCAGGAAATCCTGGTACGCCGGCTTGCGCAGGCGTGCCTCGACCAGCGCCGAGAACGCGCCGGTGGGAATGCTGAGCCGGAACGGCTTGAACGGGGCGACCACGATCGCCGTGAGAATGCTCAGCGGGTGACTGCCGGCCAGCAGACAGCCGAGGCCGGCCAGGCCGCCGGTGTACATCGCCCACGTGGCCAGCAGTTCGGTGCCCACGCCCAGGCCTCCGCGGTAGAAGCCGACGGCGATGCCGGTGATGACGATGGCAAGGATGCCCAGCGTGAACCACGGGATGTTGCGCTTCTTCGGCACGGCTTCGAGTTTGGCGCGCAACGGTGCCGGTGCATCGGTATCCGTTTCGAGGTATCGCGCCAGGCCTGCCAGATGGCCGGCGCCGACCACCGCCAGCACTTCGCGCTGCCGCGGGTCGTGTTCTTCGCGCAGGCGCGTGGCCATGTAGCGGTCGCGCTCACCGATGATGGTTTCGTACAGCGCGGGATTCTCGGTCGCGAACTCGCCGAAGCTCGACTCCAGCATGTCGCCCTGCTTGAGCTTCTCGATTTCGTTTTCGCCCACCTCTTCCGATGAGAACAGGCCGGCGCCCAGGCCCGCAACCAGCTTCAGCTTGCCGAAGAAGCCCAGCCGCTGCGAGGCGCGGCGGAAGGTCAGGCCCACCTCGCGGTCGATCAGGTGGACGGGCAGGCCGCGCTCACGCCCCAGTTCGACGGCGCGCTTCAGTTCCGCACCCGGCTCGATGCCGAGCTGTTCGGCCAGACGACGCTGGTAGGCGGAAAGCGCCAGGTTGGCGGCGAACAGGGCAACTCGACCCTTGCGGATCACCTCGACCAGGTCCAGCTTGGCCAACGTGTCCGGATCGCTCAGGGCCTGCAGGCGCTGGGGGTCCAGTTCGACCGCGACGGCATCGAAGCGGCCGCTGTTGATTGCTTTCTCCACCGCCTCGACGCTGGCGTGGGAAACGTGGGCGGTGCCCAGAAGGGTGTAGCGCACGCCGTCGCGTTCAACGACGCGCACCGGCTGGCCGGCGAACAGATCGTCGCCGGTCTCGGGAAGGATTTCTGTCATGGAGTCATTCATTGGAAGGTGCGGTGTCGGCGCCGTCGCCGAGCGCGCGTTGCATCTGCACGGTGTCCAGCCAGCGGCCGTGCTTGCGGCCGAGGCCGCGGAACACGCCGACCAGCTCGAAGCCGAAACGCTCGTGCAGCCTGATCGAAGCGGTATTGGTCGGTTCGCCGATCACCGCCACCATCTGCCGGAAGCCACGTGCGACGCATGCGTCGATCAGCGCCTGCAACAGGCCGGTGCCGACGCCCTGGCCCTGGAACCGTGCATCGACATAGACCGAGTTCTCCACGGTCCACTGGTAGGCAATGCGCGTGCGGTAGGTGTTGGCGTAGGCGTAGCCGGCGACCTGGCCGTCGATCTCGGCGACCAGATAGGGAAAACCGCGGTCGATGATGTCGCGCATGCGGCGCAGCATCTCGGCCGGGTCCGGTATGTCGTACTCGTACGTGTTGACGAAGTCGGTCACTTCGACCGCGTAGATCGCGGTGATCGCGGCGATGTCGGCCGGGCCGGCATCACGGATGAGGACGGCCATGCGCGGCTCCGGTTCAGTCGATGTAGCGCTTGAGCAGATCGCCGTAGGCATCGATGCGGCGATCGCGCAGGAACGGCCAGATGCGGCGCACGTGCTCGCTGCGCTGCAGGTCGACGTCGCATACCAGCACAGCGGCATCGGTGCCGGCTTCGGCCAGGAACTCGCCCTGCGGGCCGAGCACGTGGCTGTTGCCCCAGAACTGGATGCCCGACGCGCCCAGCGGCGAGGCCTCATGGCCGACGCGGTTGCAGCTCAGCACCGGCAGGCCGTTGGCGACGGCATGGCCACGGTGGCTCAGTACCCAGGCATCGCGCTGGCGGGTCTTCTCGTCCTGCACGTCGTCCGGGTCCCAGCCGATCGCAGTCGGGTACAGCAGCAGCTCGGCGCCGGCCAGCGCCATCAGGCGCGCCGCCTCCGGATACCACTGGTCCCAGCACACCAGCACGCCCAGGCGGCCCACCGAGGTGTCGATCGGGGTGAAGCCGATGTCGCCCGGGGTGAAGTAGAACTTCTCGTAGAAGCCCGGATCGTCCGGGATGTGCATCTTGCGGTACTTGCCGAGCAGGGTGCCGTCCTTCTCGAACACCACCGCGGTGTTGTGGTACAGGCCGGCGGCGCGGCGCTCGAACAGCGAACCGACCAGCACCACGCCATGCTTCTTCGCCAGCGCACCCAGGCGCTCGGTGCTCGGGCCCGGGATCGGTTCGGCCAGATCGAACTCGTCAACCGACTCGTGCTGGCAGAAGTAGGGGCCGTTGTGCAGTTCCTGCAGCAGCACCAGCTTGGCGCCCTGCGCTGCCGCTTCGGCCACGCGTGCCTCGATCACCGCCAGATTGGCGGCGGCATCGCCGTGGTTGCGCTCCTGGATCAGGGCGACGGTAAGCGGGCTGCGCGAGTTCATGCGGGTGTTCCTGCGGGGGAAAACCCGCATGTTAGCGCGTATGCGATGCCGCAGCGTGTCGGCCGCTGAACAGGTGCACGCAGCCGGTATCGCCGGGCCATGCCCGGCGTACGAACCGAATGCCGCTGTGCTCGCCGGGCGTGGCCCGGCGCTACCGCATCGTGCTACGCCTTCAGCAGGCCTTCCGGCAGCTGCATGGTGATGCAGTGCAGGCTGCCGTTCTGCCAGATCAGCGAGCGGCAGGGCACCTGGACGATCTCGCGGCCCGGATGGGCCTTGGCCAGCACGTCGCGGGCCAGATCGTCGGCCGGATCACCGTACGCCGGCATCAGCACCGCGCCGTTGACGATCAGGTAGTTGGCGTACGAGGCCGCCAGGCGGCGGCCTTCGTCGATCACCGGCTGTGCCCACGGCAGCGGGAACAGGCGGTATGGCTGACCGTCACGGGTGCGCAGCGCAGCCAGTTCCCTGCCCATCGCCTGCAGCTCGGCGTAGTGCGAGTCGTTCTCGTCGTCGCAGGCCTGGTAGACGATGCTGTCCGCCGAGGCGAAGCGGGCGAGGGTATCGATGTGGGCATCGGTATCGTCGCCTTCCAGGTAGCCGTGGTCGAGCCACAGCACGCGCTCCTGCTGCAGCCAGTCGGCGAGGTCGGTGCTCAGGCTGGCGCGGTCACGATCCGGGTGGCGTTCGTGCAGGCACTTCCAGGTGGTCAGCAGGGTACCTTCACCGTCGGTTTCGATGGCGCCGCCTTCCAGCGCGAACGGGATGCTGCGCACCGGCGCGTCGTTGAAAACGCCGGCCTGGTCGAGCGCGCCCACCAGCTGATCGTCGAGGGTGGCATCGAACTTGCCGCCCCAGCCGGTGAAGCGGAAGTCCAGCAGCTGGAAACCGCCGTCGGCACGGCGCAGGGTGATCGGGCCCGAGTCGCGCAGCCAGGTGTCGTCGTAGGCCGCCGTGGTGAAGTGCACCCTGTCCATGTCGATGCGGTTGGAGCGCAGCCGCATTTCGGCATAGGTCTCCACATCGTCATCGGCCACGCAGATCAGCACCGGCTGGAAGCGGGTGATCGCTGCAACCAGTGCGATATAGGTTTCCTCCACCTGTCCCAGGCGGTCGGCCCAGTCGGTATCGGCGGTGGGCCAGGCAATCAGGACGCCGCTCTGGGCTTCCCACTCGGCAGGAAAACGAAGGGTCTGGTTCATGGTCTCGCTACACAGGCCCGCCCGGGGCGGGTAAAGGGGTCAACGGATCGGCGGTTTCGGGCCGATTTCGTTCGGGTCCGCCTGGTTGGCCACCACGTCGATCACCTTCTGCTTCTCGAAGTAGACAGTGAACTGTGGGTACACCCAGCGGTTGATGGTCGGCCATTGCCGCTTCTGCCCGCCGCGCGGCTGCAGCTGCTCGCTGGGCGCACCGAACTGGCTCTGCACCTGCTGCATGGACTGGCCACGAAGGGGCAGGGCGCCGGCCGGCTTCTCGCGGGCGCGGTCGACAAGCAGAGTGTCGGCCAGGGCCGGCGTGGCGGCAGCCAGAGTGGCCAGCACGGCCAGGGTGGACAGGTAACGCTTCATCTCGATCTACTCCCCAGTGGTCAAGAAAGGCGATTACAGCAAAATCGGCAGAAAAAAGCCGCATAAACAAAAAACCGCCCGAAGGCGGCTTTTTGCATCGGGTCGGTCCCGCGCGGGACCAGCCGCAGCCACGAAGGCTGTTGGGCTCAGCGCTGACGCGCCTTGAAACGCGGGTTCGACTTGCAGATCACGAAGATCTTGCCACGGCGACGGACGACCTTGCAGTCACGGTGACGGGCCTTCGCCGACTTCAGGGAGGACAGGACTTTCATGGCATACCTCGGCGTAAACAGTAGTTGTTCGGGTGGAGCGTGGCCGCGATATGCGAAAGACAATCGGCAGTTGACGCTCGTTCAAGCCCGCCATTCTACCGGGCTTTTCCTCATGGTTTCAAGTGGTTGCACAAAAGATCCGTCGCGGGGTGTCTGGCAGGGGCTAGAATGCCCCCTTCACACGTACTGGGACCCCCATGAATCCACTCGCTCCCGTCCTGACCATCGACGGCCCATCAGGGGCCGGCAAGGGTACCATCAGCCGCATCGTGGCGCGCCGGATGGGCTGGCATTACCTGGATTCAGGCGCCCTGTACCGGGCGGTGGGCGTGGCCGCCAGCTGGGCCGACATCGATACCTCCGACGCCTCGGCACTGGTGCGGTGCACGTTCGATACCCATGTTCAGTTTGTTGAACAGGGTGACGCGATGCGGGTCCTGGTCAATGGCAGCGATGCCACCGACGAACTGCGGCTGGAGACCACCGGCGCGCTGGCGTCGGCCATCGCGGCCATTCCCGAAGTCCGGGCGGCCCTGAAGGAGCGGCAGCGCGCATTCAGGGAGCTGCCGGGCCTGGTCGCGGACGGTCGCGACATGGGTACGGTGATCTTCCCGGATGCCCCCTACAAGGTGTTCCTGACCGCCAGTGCCGAAGAGCGCGCCGAGCGCCGGCATAAGCAGTTGAAAGACAAGGGGGTTTCTGTTAACTTTGATGACCTCCTGCGCGAGATCATGGCCCGCGACGCCCGTGATGCTCAGCGTACCGTGGCGCCCCTGAAGCCGGCAGACGATGCCGTCCTCATCGACACCACAGGCATCGGCATCGCAGATGTCGTTGCCCGAGTGATGGATCTGCTTCCGGTTCCGGCTGCCTGATCCGTTCGCGCGGGAGCACTGCCAGCCGCATCGGTAGTGGTCGCGCAATAGCAGTGCTGTACAAGCTCCGTCGCGCAATGATGCGTGGCGGTTTTCCTACTTCACACACGACCTGCTTTTCCGGGGTCGACCAACAGGCGGGCGGTCGCCCATCCCCGAAGGGACGCCACCGACCCATGTGTCCAACAGAGTAAATCTAATGACCGAATCATTTGCCGAACTGTTTGAAGCCAGCCAGGCCAATCTGGCCAAGCTGAAGCCGGGCGCCATCGTCAGCGGTACCGTTGTTGAAGTCCGCGGCGACGTCGTGGTGATCAACGCTGGCCTGAAGTCCGAAGGCATCGTGCCGATCGAACAGTTCCGTAACGACGCTGGCGAGATCGATGTCGCCGAAGGCGATATCGTCAAGGTCGCCCTCGACTCCATCGAGAACGGCTTCGGCGAAACCGTCCTGTCGCGCGAGAAGGCCAAGCGCGCGATGGTGTGGGACGAGCTGGAAGAAGCGTTGGAAAAGAACGAAACCATCACCGGCCGCATCAGTGGCAAGGTCAAGGGTGGTTTCACCGTGGACATCAAGGATGTCCGCGCCTTCCTGCCGGGTTCCCTGGTCGATGTGCGCCCGGTGCGCGATCCGGCCTACCTGGAAGGCAAGGAGCTGGAATTCAAGCTCATCAAGCTGGACCGCAAGCGTAACAACGTCGTGGTCTCGCGCCGCGCTGTCGTCGAAAGCGAGCACTCGGAAGAGCGCGAGCAGCTGATGGACAAGCTGCAGGAAGGCGCGATCCTGAAGGGTGTCGTCAAGAACCTGACCGACTACGGCGCGTTCGTGGACCTGGGCGGTATCGACGGCCTGCTGCACATCACCGACATGGCATGGAAGCGCGTGCGCCATCCGTCCGAAGTCGTGAACGTCGGCGACGAGCTGGACGTGCGCGTGCTGAAGTTCGACCGCGAGCGCAACCGCGTTTCGCTGGGCCTGAAGCAGCTGGGCGAAGATCCGTGGGACAACATCGCCCGTCGTTACCCGGCCAACAGCCGCGTCTTCGGCAAGGTCTCCAACGTCACCGATTACGGCGCGTTCGTCGAGATCGAGCCGGGCGTCGAAGGCCTGGTGCACGTCTCCGAGATGGATTGGACCAACAAGAACGTCAACCCGTCCAAGGTCGTGCAGGTCGGTGACGAAGTCGAAGTGATGGTGCTGGACGTCGATGAAGAGCGTCGCCGCATCTCGCTGGGCATGAAGCAGGTTGCCGCCAATCCGTGGGAAACCTTCGCTGCCACCCACAAGAAGGGTGACAAGGTGTCCGGCCAGATCAAGTCGATCACCGACTTCGGCATCTTCATCGGCCTGGACGGTGGCATCGATGGTCTGGTCCACCTGTCCGACATCAGCTGGAACACCACCGGCGAAGACGTCGTTCGCAACTTCAAGAAGGGCGATACCCTGGACGCCGTCGTCCTGGCCGTCGACCCGGAGCGCGAGCGCATCTCCCTGGGCGTGAAGCAGCTGGAGCAGGATCCGTTCGGCCAGTACATGGCGGCCAATCCGAAGGGCTCCAAGGTCGAAGGCGTGGTGAAGGAAGTCGACGCCAAGGGCGCCGTGATCGAACTGGCCGACGGCATCGAAGGCTACGTTTCGGCTCGCGACATCGCCAACGAGCGCGTTGACGACGCCACCCAGCACCTGAAGGTCGGCGACAAGGTCGAAGCCAAGTTCGTGGGCATGGACCGCAAGGGCCGTACCCTGCAGCTGTCGATCAAGGCCAAGGACGACGCGGAAATGCGCGAAGTGCTGGAGGAATACCAGTCCGCTTCGGGTGGCACCACCCAGCTCGGCGCGCTGCTGCGTGCCCAGCTGAACGGTAGCAAGTCCGAGTAATCGGGCCCGTTGTTCGTTGTTTCCTGGACGGCCCGGGCACTGCCCGGGCCGTTTCAGGCTGAAATGCCCCTGATGTGAGCCGGTGATGACCAAATCCGAACTGATCGAAATCCTTGCGCGCCGTCAGGCGCACCTGAAGGCCGATGATGTCGATCTGGCGGTGAAGTCGTTGCTGGAAATGATGGGCGGTTCCCTCTCTGTCGGGGATCGCATCGAAATCCGCGGTTTTGGCAGCTTCTCGCTGCACTACCGCCCGCCGCGCCTGGGTCGCAACCCCAAGACCGGCGAATCGGTTGCCCTGCCGGGCAAGCACGTTCCCCATTTCAAGCCGGGCAAGGAACTGCGCGAGCGGGTCAGCAGCGTGCTGCCGCTGGACGCCGATCCCGCCTGAGCGTCCCGTCGCGCCACCGCGTGCGAATCCAGCCGCGAGTCGGATAAGCTACGGTCTCCCGCCCCTGGAGCTGTCGCATGAAGGTCTTTCGTCTGCTGGTCCTGCTGGCGGTGCTGATCCTTGGATTGATCATCGGTGCGGTCAACATGACCGCGATGTCGATCAACCTGCTGTTCACCGAACTGCATACCTCCGTCGGCGTGGCATTGATCGCCGCCCTGCTGGTGGGCGTGGTGGTCGGCGCCGGCCTGGTGCTGGTGAGCGTGGTCGTTCCGCTCTACAGCCAGCTGCGCCGCGCCAACAAGTCCGCTGCCGCGTCGCCGGCACCGGCCGCTTCCCCCCAATCTTTTGACGGACGTTGATCGAAGATGGATTTCGTCACCGAGTGGTTCTGGTTTTTTCTGTTCGTGCCGCTGGCCGCCCTGGCCGGCTGGGTGATCGGACGGCGTGGCGGTCAGCGCCATGGTGACAACCAGGTCAGCCGACTGTCCAGCACCTACTTCCGTGGCCTGAACTACCTGCTCAACGAGCAGCCGGACAAGGCCATCGAGCTGTTCCTGCACATCGCCGAGCTCGACAAGGAAACCTTCGAGACCCAGGTCGCGCTGGGCCATCTGTTCCGTCGCCGCGGCGAAGTGGACCGCGCCATCCGCCTGCACCAGGGCCTGGTCAACCGCAACGATCTGAGCGATGCGCAGCGCGTGCAGGCGCTGCTGGCGCTGGGCGAGGACTACATGAAGTCCGGCCTGCTGGATCGCGCCGAGACCGTGTTCACCGAGCTGGCCCAGCTGGACCAGCGTGCGCCGCAGGCGCTCAAGCATCTGATCGGGATCTACCAGGCCGAGCGCGACTGGGAGAAGGCGATCGACAACGCCACCCGCTTCGAGGACGTCACCGGCGAGCCGATGGGCAAGCTGATCGGGCAGTTCGAGTGCGAGCTGGCCGAACGCTTCCGTGGCGCCGGCAAGCTGGAAGAGGCGAGGGCGGCCATTGCCCGTGCCTACCAGGCCGATGCGATGTCGGTGCGCGCCGGCATCATCGAAGGACGCCTGGAGAGCGATGCCGGCAATCCCGAAGCGGCGGTGCGAGCCTTCGAGCGTGCTGCGCGCAATGACCCGGAGTATCTGCCGGAACTGCTGCCAGCGCTGATGCAGAACTACCGCAAGGTCGGCGACCTGGGCGGCGCCCGCGCCTTCCTTTCGGAAATGACCGAGCACTACCGCGGTATCGCGCCGGTGCTGGCGCTGACCCGGCTGATGGAGGAACAGGAAGGTGTCGCCCCTGCGCGCGCCTATCTGGGCCGCCAGCTCAAGGACCGCCCTTCGGTGCGCGGCGAATCGGCGTTGATCGACCTGACCCTCGCCGAAGGTGCCGATTCCACCGCCACCCTGCACGATCTCAAGCACATCACCGACCAGCTGCTGGTGCGCAATCCGGCGTACCGCTGCACACGCTGCGGCTTCGGCGCGCGCACCCACCACTGGCAGTGCCCGAGCTGCAAGGAATGGGGTACGGTCAAGCCGCTGCTGAACTACGCGGTGCTCTGAATCATGCCCTGGCTCGTGATGGGCGCGCTGCTGGCGTTGGCCCTGCTGAGCGCCGCCCTGACCTGGGCGGCGCGCGGCTACGCGCTGCGCCGGCAGCTGATGGACCACCCCGGGGAACGCCGCAGCCATAGCGTCGCCACGCCACGCGGCGGCGGCATCGCCATTGTCATCAGCCTGCTGGCCACCGCAGCCGTGGCCATGTGGGCGTGGCCGCAGGCCATGCCGAGCCTGCTGGTCGCCGCTGCCGGCCTGCTGCTGGTCGCGGGCATCG harbors:
- a CDS encoding agmatine deiminase family protein; its protein translation is MNQTLRFPAEWEAQSGVLIAWPTADTDWADRLGQVEETYIALVAAITRFQPVLICVADDDVETYAEMRLRSNRIDMDRVHFTTAAYDDTWLRDSGPITLRRADGGFQLLDFRFTGWGGKFDATLDDQLVGALDQAGVFNDAPVRSIPFALEGGAIETDGEGTLLTTWKCLHERHPDRDRASLSTDLADWLQQERVLWLDHGYLEGDDTDAHIDTLARFASADSIVYQACDDENDSHYAELQAMGRELAALRTRDGQPYRLFPLPWAQPVIDEGRRLAASYANYLIVNGAVLMPAYGDPADDLARDVLAKAHPGREIVQVPCRSLIWQNGSLHCITMQLPEGLLKA
- a CDS encoding TraB/GumN family protein translates to MTEILPETGDDLFAGQPVRVVERDGVRYTLLGTAHVSHASVEAVEKAINSGRFDAVAVELDPQRLQALSDPDTLAKLDLVEVIRKGRVALFAANLALSAYQRRLAEQLGIEPGAELKRAVELGRERGLPVHLIDREVGLTFRRASQRLGFFGKLKLVAGLGAGLFSSEEVGENEIEKLKQGDMLESSFGEFATENPALYETIIGERDRYMATRLREEHDPRQREVLAVVGAGHLAGLARYLETDTDAPAPLRAKLEAVPKKRNIPWFTLGILAIVITGIAVGFYRGGLGVGTELLATWAMYTGGLAGLGCLLAGSHPLSILTAIVVAPFKPFRLSIPTGAFSALVEARLRKPAYQDFLQLRDDAQSLKGWYRNRVTRVVLTFMLTNLGSMLGLWLTGFQVWGKVAG
- the ykgO gene encoding type B 50S ribosomal protein L36, with the translated sequence MKVLSSLKSAKARHRDCKVVRRRGKIFVICKSNPRFKARQR
- a CDS encoding carbon-nitrogen hydrolase, with the protein product MNSRSPLTVALIQERNHGDAAANLAVIEARVAEAAAQGAKLVLLQELHNGPYFCQHESVDEFDLAEPIPGPSTERLGALAKKHGVVLVGSLFERRAAGLYHNTAVVFEKDGTLLGKYRKMHIPDDPGFYEKFYFTPGDIGFTPIDTSVGRLGVLVCWDQWYPEAARLMALAGAELLLYPTAIGWDPDDVQDEKTRQRDAWVLSHRGHAVANGLPVLSCNRVGHEASPLGASGIQFWGNSHVLGPQGEFLAEAGTDAAVLVCDVDLQRSEHVRRIWPFLRDRRIDAYGDLLKRYID
- the cmk gene encoding (d)CMP kinase, with amino-acid sequence MNPLAPVLTIDGPSGAGKGTISRIVARRMGWHYLDSGALYRAVGVAASWADIDTSDASALVRCTFDTHVQFVEQGDAMRVLVNGSDATDELRLETTGALASAIAAIPEVRAALKERQRAFRELPGLVADGRDMGTVIFPDAPYKVFLTASAEERAERRHKQLKDKGVSVNFDDLLREIMARDARDAQRTVAPLKPADDAVLIDTTGIGIADVVARVMDLLPVPAA
- a CDS encoding GNAT family N-acetyltransferase, whose amino-acid sequence is MAVLIRDAGPADIAAITAIYAVEVTDFVNTYEYDIPDPAEMLRRMRDIIDRGFPYLVAEIDGQVAGYAYANTYRTRIAYQWTVENSVYVDARFQGQGVGTGLLQALIDACVARGFRQMVAVIGEPTNTASIRLHERFGFELVGVFRGLGRKHGRWLDTVQMQRALGDGADTAPSNE
- the rpsA gene encoding 30S ribosomal protein S1, encoding MTESFAELFEASQANLAKLKPGAIVSGTVVEVRGDVVVINAGLKSEGIVPIEQFRNDAGEIDVAEGDIVKVALDSIENGFGETVLSREKAKRAMVWDELEEALEKNETITGRISGKVKGGFTVDIKDVRAFLPGSLVDVRPVRDPAYLEGKELEFKLIKLDRKRNNVVVSRRAVVESEHSEEREQLMDKLQEGAILKGVVKNLTDYGAFVDLGGIDGLLHITDMAWKRVRHPSEVVNVGDELDVRVLKFDRERNRVSLGLKQLGEDPWDNIARRYPANSRVFGKVSNVTDYGAFVEIEPGVEGLVHVSEMDWTNKNVNPSKVVQVGDEVEVMVLDVDEERRRISLGMKQVAANPWETFAATHKKGDKVSGQIKSITDFGIFIGLDGGIDGLVHLSDISWNTTGEDVVRNFKKGDTLDAVVLAVDPERERISLGVKQLEQDPFGQYMAANPKGSKVEGVVKEVDAKGAVIELADGIEGYVSARDIANERVDDATQHLKVGDKVEAKFVGMDRKGRTLQLSIKAKDDAEMREVLEEYQSASGGTTQLGALLRAQLNGSKSE
- a CDS encoding lipopolysaccharide assembly protein LapA domain-containing protein, which codes for MKVFRLLVLLAVLILGLIIGAVNMTAMSINLLFTELHTSVGVALIAALLVGVVVGAGLVLVSVVVPLYSQLRRANKSAAASPAPAASPQSFDGR
- a CDS encoding integration host factor subunit beta: MTKSELIEILARRQAHLKADDVDLAVKSLLEMMGGSLSVGDRIEIRGFGSFSLHYRPPRLGRNPKTGESVALPGKHVPHFKPGKELRERVSSVLPLDADPA
- the lapB gene encoding lipopolysaccharide assembly protein LapB; the encoded protein is MDFVTEWFWFFLFVPLAALAGWVIGRRGGQRHGDNQVSRLSSTYFRGLNYLLNEQPDKAIELFLHIAELDKETFETQVALGHLFRRRGEVDRAIRLHQGLVNRNDLSDAQRVQALLALGEDYMKSGLLDRAETVFTELAQLDQRAPQALKHLIGIYQAERDWEKAIDNATRFEDVTGEPMGKLIGQFECELAERFRGAGKLEEARAAIARAYQADAMSVRAGIIEGRLESDAGNPEAAVRAFERAARNDPEYLPELLPALMQNYRKVGDLGGARAFLSEMTEHYRGIAPVLALTRLMEEQEGVAPARAYLGRQLKDRPSVRGESALIDLTLAEGADSTATLHDLKHITDQLLVRNPAYRCTRCGFGARTHHWQCPSCKEWGTVKPLLNYAVL